Part of the Sphingobium lignivorans genome is shown below.
CGGCGCCTTGAAGGCTTCCGCTTCCTCGGGCGTCCAATTGTCCGCGTCGCGGTGGACGGTGGCGAGGACGCTGGCCGCCTGCTCGCCGCCCATCACGCTGATGCGGCTGTTGGGCCAGGAGAAGAGGAAGCGCGGGGAATAAGCGCGCCCGGCCATGCCGTAATTGCCCGCGCCGAAGCTGCCGCCGATCAGCACCGTGATCTTGGGCACCTGCGCGGTGGCCACGGCCGTGACGAGCTTTGCGCCATGTTTCGCAATGCCTTCCGCTTCATATTTTCCGCCGACCATGAAGCCCGAAATATTCTGAAGGAAGAGCAGCGGCGTGCGGCGCTGGCAGGCCAGTTCGATGAAGTGCGCGCCCTTCTGCGCGCTTTCGCTGAACAGCACGCCATTGTTGGCGAGGATCGCGACGGGCATGCCCCAGATATGGGCGAAGCCGCAGACCAGCGTCGAACCGTAAAGCGCCTTGAACTCGTGGAATTCGCTGCCGTCCACGATCCGGGCGATGACCTCGTGCACGTCATAAGGCGCGCGGACATCCTCGGGGATGATGCCGTAGAGTTCCTCGGGATCATATTTCGGCGGGCGGGGGAGGATGAGCGGGATGTCGGGCGTGCGGTCGGCGGGGAGGTGGCTCACAATGTCCCGCACGATCGTCAGCGCATGGTCGTCATTCTCGGCGAGATGATCCGCGACGCCGGACTTGCGGGCATGCAGCTCGCCGCCGCCCAGGTCCTCGGCGCTGATCTCCTCGCCCGTCGCGGCCTTCACCAGCGGCGGGCCTGCGAGGAAGATGGTGCCCTGATCCCGCACGATCACGCTCTCGTCGGACATGGCGGGCACATAGGCGCCGCCGGCCGTGCAGAAGCCCATCACGCAGGCGATCTGGGCAATGCCCTGCGCGGACAT
Proteins encoded:
- a CDS encoding carboxyl transferase domain-containing protein, which produces MTGPVLPTAIDTASPEFASRAAHNRALRDRLHADVAKAALGGGERARDRHVARGKLLPRARVERLLDPGSPFLEIGQLAAHGEYDGDVPGAGIIAGIGRVAGRQVMIACNDATVKGGTYYPLSVKKHLRAQEIAAENRLPCIYLVDSGGANLPHQSEVFPDRDHFGRIFFNQANMSAQGIAQIACVMGFCTAGGAYVPAMSDESVIVRDQGTIFLAGPPLVKAATGEEISAEDLGGGELHARKSGVADHLAENDDHALTIVRDIVSHLPADRTPDIPLILPRPPKYDPEELYGIIPEDVRAPYDVHEVIARIVDGSEFHEFKALYGSTLVCGFAHIWGMPVAILANNGVLFSESAQKGAHFIELACQRRTPLLFLQNISGFMVGGKYEAEGIAKHGAKLVTAVATAQVPKITVLIGGSFGAGNYGMAGRAYSPRFLFSWPNSRISVMGGEQAASVLATVHRDADNWTPEEAEAFKAPIRERFEAEGNPWHATAQLWDDGIIDPAQTRDVLGLAFAATLNAPIPERAAFGLFRM